GAGCCAGCTGCGCCGCGCCGGGCGGATCGCCGTCGCGGTCGAGGCCGGGCGCACGGTGCTGCTCGAGCCGCGCATCGTCAACGCGCTCGGCATGATCCTGGCCGAGATCGTCGCCGAGTGCCTCGACAGCACCGGGGAGGGCACCTCCTGCGTCACCCGGGTCGAGGTGCCGGCGGGCGGGCCCGACGAGCCGGTGCGGGTGCGGATCACCTCCGGCGGCGTCGCCGGCGAGCCGGCGGCCGGGGTGCCCCGGCTCGGACCCCGCCTGATCGCCGCCTATGCGGGCCAGGCCGAGATCGCGGTGTCGGGCACCGGCACCCCCGACGCGCCGCTCGACCTGACGCTGCCGGCGAGGGGCTGAGGGCGAGGGGCTGAGAACGAGGGCGAGCCCCGCGCGGTGGCGGGCGGCGCCCGGCCCGCCTATATGCCGGGTCCCACCTCCCTTCAGTCCTCCTCGGGTCCCATGCTGCCGCCCATCGACGAGATCGTCTCCAACTTCGAGTTCCTGGACGATTGGGACGATCGCCACCAGTACCTGATGGAGCTCGGCCGCAAGCTGCCGCCCCTGCCCGCGGAGGCCCACAGCGAGGCCAACCGGGTGCGCGGCTGCGTCAGCCAGGTCTGGCTCGAGACAAAGGTCGACCGCTCCGGGCCCGAGCCGCGGCTGCATTTCCTCGGCGACAGCGACGCCCACATCACCAAGGGCGTGGTGGCGGTGCTGATCGCGTTCTTCGACGGCCGCACCGCCTCGGACGCCGCCCGGGCCGACGCCCTCGGGCTGTTCCAGGCGCTCGGCCTCTCCGAGCACCTGACGGCGCAGCGCTCGAACGGCGCCCGCGCGATGATGGACCGCATCCGGGCCGATGCCGAGGGGGTCGCGAAGGCGGCGTAACATCGTCCTCACCCTCGCGCCCGCCCTTGCGGCGGCCGCCCCGGGACGGCACATCCCCTGCCTGACGCCACATCCCG
The sequence above is drawn from the Methylobacterium terrae genome and encodes:
- a CDS encoding SufE family protein, yielding MLPPIDEIVSNFEFLDDWDDRHQYLMELGRKLPPLPAEAHSEANRVRGCVSQVWLETKVDRSGPEPRLHFLGDSDAHITKGVVAVLIAFFDGRTASDAARADALGLFQALGLSEHLTAQRSNGARAMMDRIRADAEGVAKAA